A genomic segment from Conger conger chromosome 2, fConCon1.1, whole genome shotgun sequence encodes:
- the LOC133120336 gene encoding poly [ADP-ribose] polymerase tankyrase-2 isoform X2, whose product MSARRCSGISGVGGGAVSPGIEVTLTGTGEPTRELFEACRNGDLERVKKLITLENVNSRDTAGRKSTPLHFAAGFGRRDVVDYLLQNGANVHARDDGGLISLHNACSFGHAEVVNLLLHHGADANSRDNWNYTPLHEAAIKGKIDVCIVLLQHGAEPTIRNTDGRTALDLAEPATKAVLTGEYRKDDLLESARSGNEEKLMALLTPLNVNCHASDGRKSTPLHLAAGYNRVKAVLLLLQHGADVHAKDKGDLVPLHNACSYGHYEVTELLVKHGACVNAMDLWQFTPLHEASSKNRVEVCSLLLSYGADPTFLNCHNKSAIDLAPTSLLKERLAYEFKGHALLHAAREADLAGMKKHLSLETINFRHPQTHETALHCAATSPYPKRKQVCDLLLRKGANVNEKSKDFLTPLHLASEKSHNDIVEVLVKHEAKVNALDHLGQTALHRAAHCGHLQTCRLLLTSGCDPLITSLQGFSPSQMGNESVQEVLQQGVFIGNSDTDRQLLEASKSGDLEIVKRLCTLQNVNCRDVEGRQSTPLHFAAGYNRVAVVEFLLLHGADVHAKDKGGLVPLHNACSYGHYEVAELLVIHGAVVNVADLWKFTPLHEAAAKGKYEICKLLLQHGADPTKKNRDGNTPLDLVKDGDTDIQDLLRGDAALLDAAKKGCLARVKKLCRPDNVNCRDTQGRHSTPLHLAAGYNNLEVAEYLLQHGAEVNSQDKGGLIPLHNAASYGADDVRALLTAAMPPSALPSCYKPQVISVSAPAGVAPSALSAGPAPLPSSSAVDTQPGGFPELLPLLAPPGAEGPAGGDNKEEVLGVDLSISQFLHNLSLDHLLEIFEREQITLDVLIEMGHKELKEIGINAYGHRHKIIKGVERLISGPQSLNPYLTLNTANSGTILIDLATDDKEFQSVEEEMQSTIREHRDGGHAGGVFNRYNILKIQKVCNKKLWERYTHRRKEVSEENHNHSNERMLFHGSPFVNAIIHKGFDERHAYIGGMFGAGIYFAENSSKSNQYVYGIGGGTGCPLHKDRSCYICQRHLLFCRVTLGKSFLQFSAMKMAHSPPGHHSVTGRPSVNGLALAEYVIYRGEQAYPEYLITYQIIQPEGTADG is encoded by the exons ATGTCCGCCCGAAGATGCTCGGGGATCTCAGGTGTGGGTGGAGGCGCGGTGTCTCCCGGAATCGAAGTGACATTAACCGGGACAGGGGAGCCAACGAGGGAACTCTTCGAGGCCTGCAGGAACGGCGATTTGGAGCGAGTGAAGAAGCTGATCACACTGGAGAATGTAAATAGCAGGGACACTGCTGGGAGGAAATCGACTCCGTTGCATTTCGCTGCAG GCTTTGGCCGCAGAGACGTGGTGGACTACCTGCTGCAGAACGGGGCGAACGTGCACGCCCGTGATGACGGAGGGCTCATCTCACTCCACAACGCCTGTTCCTTCGGCCACGCCGAGGTGGTCAACCTGCTTCTGCACCACGGGGCTGACGCCAACTCCAGGGACAACTGGAACTATACTCCGCTTCACGAAGCTGCCATTAAGGGCAAGATCGACGTCTGCATAG TGCTGCTGCAGCACGGGGCCGAGCCAACAATCCGGAACACAGACGGAAGAACGGCTTTGGACCTGGCTGAGCCCGCAACCAAAGCAGTGCTGACGG GTGAATACAGAAAAGATGACCTCCTGGAGAGTGCAAG GAGTGGGAATGAAGAAAAATTGATGGCCCTTCTTACACCCCTAAATGTTAACTGTCATGCCAGTGATGGAAGGAAG TCCACCCCGCTGCATCTGGCCGCCGGGTACAACCGCGTGAAGGCcgtgctgctgctcctgcagcaCGGGGCTGACGTACACGCCAAAGAcaaagg AGACCTGGTCCCCCTTCACAACGCCTGCTCCTACGGACATTACGAAGTCACCGAGCTTCTCGTCAAG CATGGAGCCTGTGTCAACGCCATGGACCTGTGGCAGTTCACCCCGCTGCACGAGGCCTCCTCTAAGAACAGGGTGGAGGTGTGCTCCCTGCTGCTCAGCTACGGAGCCGACCCCACCTTCCTCAACTGCCACAACAAGAGCGCCATCGACCTGGCACCCACCAGCCTGCTCAAGGAGCGCCTGGCGT aTGAGTTCAAAGGTCATGCCCTGCTGCACGCCGCACGAGAGGCAGACCTGGCAGGCATGAAGAAACATCTCTCCCTGGAGACCATCAACTTCAGGCATCCGCAGACTCACGAGACCGCACTG CACTGCGCGGCCACATCCCCCTACCCGAAGAGAAAACAAGTGTGCGACTTACTGCTGAGGAAAGGAGCCAACGTGAACGAGAAGTCTAAAGA CTTTTTGACGCCCCTGCACCTGGCTTCCGAGAAGTCCCACAACGACATCGTGGAAGTTCTGGTGAAGCACGAGGCCAAA GTGAACGCGCTGGACCACCTGGGCCAGACAGCCCTGCACCGGGCGGCCCACTGCGGACACCTCCAGACCTGCCGCCTCCTCCTGACCTCAGGCTGTGACCCCCTCATCACGTCCCTGCAGGgcttctccccctctcagatGGGCAACGAGAGCGTCCAGGAGGTCCTGCAGC AGGGCGTGTTCATCGGAAACTCGGACACCGACCGGCAGCTGCTGGAGGCCTCGAAATCGGGAGACTTGGAGATCGTCAAG AGGCTGTGTACGCTCCAGAACGTAAACTGCAGGGATGTGGAGGGCCGCCAGTCGACGCCCCTCCATTTTGCGGCGGGGTATAACCGCGTGGCGGTGGTGGAGTTCCTGCTTCTGCACGGAGCCGACGTCCACGCTAAGGACAAGGG CGGTCTGGTCCCCCTGCACAACGCCTGCTCCTACGGTCACTATGAGGTGGCGGAGCTCCTGGTCATACACGGGGCTGTGGTCAATGTGGCGGACCTATGGAAGTTTACACCTCTGCACGAGGCCGCGGCCAAAGGGAAATATGAGATCTGTAAACTCCTGCTGCAG CACGGTGCTGACCCGACCAAAAAGAACCGTGACGGGAACACCCCGCTGGACCTGGTGAAGGACGGGGACACGGACATCCAGGACCTGCTGAGGGGCGACGCGGCCCTGCTGGACGCCGCCAAGAAGGGCTGCCTGGCCCGCGTCAAGAAGCTGTGCAGGCCCGACAACGTCAACTGCAGAGACACGCAGGGCCGCCACTCCACCCCCCTGCACCTCGCAG CTGGCTATAACAACCTGGAGGTGGCTGAGTACCTTCTGCAGCACGGCGCGGAGGTCAACTCTCAGGACAAGGGCGGCCTCATCCCCCTACACAACGCTGCTTCATACGGG GCGGACGACGTCCGCGCCTTGCTGACGGCAGCCATGCCCCCTTCCGCTCTGCCCTCCTGCTACAAGCCACAGGTCATCAGCGTCTCCGCCCCTGCGGGCGTGGCCCCCTCCGCTCTCtccgccggccccgcccccctgccctcctccaGCGCCGTAGACACCCAgccgggagggttccctgagctcctccccctcctcgcgCCTCCCGGGGCCGAGGGCCCAGCGGGTGGAGACAACAAGGAAGAGG TTCTAGGGGTTGACCTGAGCATCAGCCAGTTCCTCCACAACCTGAGCCTGGACCACCTTCTGGAGATCTTCGAAAGAGAGCAG ATCACCCTGGACGTGCTGATCGAGATGGGACACAAAGAGCTGAAGGAGATCGGCATTAACGCCTACGGACACCGACACAAGATCATCAAGGGGGTGGAAAGGCTGATCTCAGGACCGCAAA GTCTGAACCCGTACCTAACTCTGAACACCGCTAACAGTGGGACCATCCTGATCGACCTGGCCACAGATGACAAGGAGTTCCAGTCCGTGGAGGAAGAG ATGCAGAGCACCATCAGGGAGCACAGGGATGGCGGCCATGCTGGGGGAGTTTTTAACAGATACAATATCTTAAAG ATCCAGAAGGTGTGTAATAAGAAGCTGTGGGAGAGGTATACTCATCGCAGGAAGGAAGTATCTGAGGAGAATCACAACCACTCCAACGAGCGAATGCTCTTCCACG GTTCTCCGTTTGTGAACGCCATCATCCATAAGGGTTTTGATGAGAGGCACGCGTACATAGGAGGCATGTTTGGAGCTGGGATCTACTTTGCGGAGAACTCCTCTAAGAGCAATCAGTATGTCTATGGGATAGGAGGGGGCACAGGATGCCCCCTGCACAAAGACCGCTCCTGCTACATCTGCCAAAG GCACTTGCTGTTCTGCCGCGTGACCCTTGGGAAGTCCTTCCTCCAGTTCAGCGCCATGAAGATGGCCCACTCCCCCCCTGGCCACCACTCCGTCACTGGCCGGCCCAGTGTGAACGGACTGGCCCTGGCCGAGTACGTCATCTACAGAGGGGAACAG GCCTATCCAGAATATTTGATAACGTATCAAATAATTCAACCCGAGGGGACTGCAGATGGATAA
- the LOC133120336 gene encoding poly [ADP-ribose] polymerase tankyrase-2 isoform X1, whose amino-acid sequence MSARRCSGISGVGGGAVSPGIEVTLTGTGEPTRELFEACRNGDLERVKKLITLENVNSRDTAGRKSTPLHFAAGFGRRDVVDYLLQNGANVHARDDGGLISLHNACSFGHAEVVNLLLHHGADANSRDNWNYTPLHEAAIKGKIDVCIVLLQHGAEPTIRNTDGRTALDLAEPATKAVLTGEYRKDDLLESARSGNEEKLMALLTPLNVNCHASDGRKSTPLHLAAGYNRVKAVLLLLQHGADVHAKDKGDLVPLHNACSYGHYEVTELLVKHGACVNAMDLWQFTPLHEASSKNRVEVCSLLLSYGADPTFLNCHNKSAIDLAPTSLLKERLAYEFKGHALLHAAREADLAGMKKHLSLETINFRHPQTHETALHCAATSPYPKRKQVCDLLLRKGANVNEKSKDFLTPLHLASEKSHNDIVEVLVKHEAKVNALDHLGQTALHRAAHCGHLQTCRLLLTSGCDPLITSLQGFSPSQMGNESVQEVLQQGVFIGNSDTDRQLLEASKSGDLEIVKRLCTLQNVNCRDVEGRQSTPLHFAAGYNRVAVVEFLLLHGADVHAKDKGGLVPLHNACSYGHYEVAELLVIHGAVVNVADLWKFTPLHEAAAKGKYEICKLLLQHGADPTKKNRDGNTPLDLVKDGDTDIQDLLRGDAALLDAAKKGCLARVKKLCRPDNVNCRDTQGRHSTPLHLAAGYNNLEVAEYLLQHGAEVNSQDKGGLIPLHNAASYGHVEVAALLIKYSACVNATDKWAFTPLHEAAQKGRTQLCALLLAHGADPSLPNQEGQSPLDLVTADDVRALLTAAMPPSALPSCYKPQVISVSAPAGVAPSALSAGPAPLPSSSAVDTQPGGFPELLPLLAPPGAEGPAGGDNKEEVLGVDLSISQFLHNLSLDHLLEIFEREQITLDVLIEMGHKELKEIGINAYGHRHKIIKGVERLISGPQSLNPYLTLNTANSGTILIDLATDDKEFQSVEEEMQSTIREHRDGGHAGGVFNRYNILKIQKVCNKKLWERYTHRRKEVSEENHNHSNERMLFHGSPFVNAIIHKGFDERHAYIGGMFGAGIYFAENSSKSNQYVYGIGGGTGCPLHKDRSCYICQRHLLFCRVTLGKSFLQFSAMKMAHSPPGHHSVTGRPSVNGLALAEYVIYRGEQAYPEYLITYQIIQPEGTADG is encoded by the exons ATGTCCGCCCGAAGATGCTCGGGGATCTCAGGTGTGGGTGGAGGCGCGGTGTCTCCCGGAATCGAAGTGACATTAACCGGGACAGGGGAGCCAACGAGGGAACTCTTCGAGGCCTGCAGGAACGGCGATTTGGAGCGAGTGAAGAAGCTGATCACACTGGAGAATGTAAATAGCAGGGACACTGCTGGGAGGAAATCGACTCCGTTGCATTTCGCTGCAG GCTTTGGCCGCAGAGACGTGGTGGACTACCTGCTGCAGAACGGGGCGAACGTGCACGCCCGTGATGACGGAGGGCTCATCTCACTCCACAACGCCTGTTCCTTCGGCCACGCCGAGGTGGTCAACCTGCTTCTGCACCACGGGGCTGACGCCAACTCCAGGGACAACTGGAACTATACTCCGCTTCACGAAGCTGCCATTAAGGGCAAGATCGACGTCTGCATAG TGCTGCTGCAGCACGGGGCCGAGCCAACAATCCGGAACACAGACGGAAGAACGGCTTTGGACCTGGCTGAGCCCGCAACCAAAGCAGTGCTGACGG GTGAATACAGAAAAGATGACCTCCTGGAGAGTGCAAG GAGTGGGAATGAAGAAAAATTGATGGCCCTTCTTACACCCCTAAATGTTAACTGTCATGCCAGTGATGGAAGGAAG TCCACCCCGCTGCATCTGGCCGCCGGGTACAACCGCGTGAAGGCcgtgctgctgctcctgcagcaCGGGGCTGACGTACACGCCAAAGAcaaagg AGACCTGGTCCCCCTTCACAACGCCTGCTCCTACGGACATTACGAAGTCACCGAGCTTCTCGTCAAG CATGGAGCCTGTGTCAACGCCATGGACCTGTGGCAGTTCACCCCGCTGCACGAGGCCTCCTCTAAGAACAGGGTGGAGGTGTGCTCCCTGCTGCTCAGCTACGGAGCCGACCCCACCTTCCTCAACTGCCACAACAAGAGCGCCATCGACCTGGCACCCACCAGCCTGCTCAAGGAGCGCCTGGCGT aTGAGTTCAAAGGTCATGCCCTGCTGCACGCCGCACGAGAGGCAGACCTGGCAGGCATGAAGAAACATCTCTCCCTGGAGACCATCAACTTCAGGCATCCGCAGACTCACGAGACCGCACTG CACTGCGCGGCCACATCCCCCTACCCGAAGAGAAAACAAGTGTGCGACTTACTGCTGAGGAAAGGAGCCAACGTGAACGAGAAGTCTAAAGA CTTTTTGACGCCCCTGCACCTGGCTTCCGAGAAGTCCCACAACGACATCGTGGAAGTTCTGGTGAAGCACGAGGCCAAA GTGAACGCGCTGGACCACCTGGGCCAGACAGCCCTGCACCGGGCGGCCCACTGCGGACACCTCCAGACCTGCCGCCTCCTCCTGACCTCAGGCTGTGACCCCCTCATCACGTCCCTGCAGGgcttctccccctctcagatGGGCAACGAGAGCGTCCAGGAGGTCCTGCAGC AGGGCGTGTTCATCGGAAACTCGGACACCGACCGGCAGCTGCTGGAGGCCTCGAAATCGGGAGACTTGGAGATCGTCAAG AGGCTGTGTACGCTCCAGAACGTAAACTGCAGGGATGTGGAGGGCCGCCAGTCGACGCCCCTCCATTTTGCGGCGGGGTATAACCGCGTGGCGGTGGTGGAGTTCCTGCTTCTGCACGGAGCCGACGTCCACGCTAAGGACAAGGG CGGTCTGGTCCCCCTGCACAACGCCTGCTCCTACGGTCACTATGAGGTGGCGGAGCTCCTGGTCATACACGGGGCTGTGGTCAATGTGGCGGACCTATGGAAGTTTACACCTCTGCACGAGGCCGCGGCCAAAGGGAAATATGAGATCTGTAAACTCCTGCTGCAG CACGGTGCTGACCCGACCAAAAAGAACCGTGACGGGAACACCCCGCTGGACCTGGTGAAGGACGGGGACACGGACATCCAGGACCTGCTGAGGGGCGACGCGGCCCTGCTGGACGCCGCCAAGAAGGGCTGCCTGGCCCGCGTCAAGAAGCTGTGCAGGCCCGACAACGTCAACTGCAGAGACACGCAGGGCCGCCACTCCACCCCCCTGCACCTCGCAG CTGGCTATAACAACCTGGAGGTGGCTGAGTACCTTCTGCAGCACGGCGCGGAGGTCAACTCTCAGGACAAGGGCGGCCTCATCCCCCTACACAACGCTGCTTCATACGGG CATGTGGAGGTGGCGGCTTTGCTCATCAAGTACAGCGCATGCGTGAACGCCACAGATAAGTGGGCCTTCACCCCGCTGCACGAGGCGGCTCAGAAAGGACGGACCCAGCTGTGCGCCCTACTGCTGGCGCACGGGGCCGACCCCAGCCTCCCAAACCAGGAGGGCCAGTCGCCGCTGGACCTAGTGACG GCGGACGACGTCCGCGCCTTGCTGACGGCAGCCATGCCCCCTTCCGCTCTGCCCTCCTGCTACAAGCCACAGGTCATCAGCGTCTCCGCCCCTGCGGGCGTGGCCCCCTCCGCTCTCtccgccggccccgcccccctgccctcctccaGCGCCGTAGACACCCAgccgggagggttccctgagctcctccccctcctcgcgCCTCCCGGGGCCGAGGGCCCAGCGGGTGGAGACAACAAGGAAGAGG TTCTAGGGGTTGACCTGAGCATCAGCCAGTTCCTCCACAACCTGAGCCTGGACCACCTTCTGGAGATCTTCGAAAGAGAGCAG ATCACCCTGGACGTGCTGATCGAGATGGGACACAAAGAGCTGAAGGAGATCGGCATTAACGCCTACGGACACCGACACAAGATCATCAAGGGGGTGGAAAGGCTGATCTCAGGACCGCAAA GTCTGAACCCGTACCTAACTCTGAACACCGCTAACAGTGGGACCATCCTGATCGACCTGGCCACAGATGACAAGGAGTTCCAGTCCGTGGAGGAAGAG ATGCAGAGCACCATCAGGGAGCACAGGGATGGCGGCCATGCTGGGGGAGTTTTTAACAGATACAATATCTTAAAG ATCCAGAAGGTGTGTAATAAGAAGCTGTGGGAGAGGTATACTCATCGCAGGAAGGAAGTATCTGAGGAGAATCACAACCACTCCAACGAGCGAATGCTCTTCCACG GTTCTCCGTTTGTGAACGCCATCATCCATAAGGGTTTTGATGAGAGGCACGCGTACATAGGAGGCATGTTTGGAGCTGGGATCTACTTTGCGGAGAACTCCTCTAAGAGCAATCAGTATGTCTATGGGATAGGAGGGGGCACAGGATGCCCCCTGCACAAAGACCGCTCCTGCTACATCTGCCAAAG GCACTTGCTGTTCTGCCGCGTGACCCTTGGGAAGTCCTTCCTCCAGTTCAGCGCCATGAAGATGGCCCACTCCCCCCCTGGCCACCACTCCGTCACTGGCCGGCCCAGTGTGAACGGACTGGCCCTGGCCGAGTACGTCATCTACAGAGGGGAACAG GCCTATCCAGAATATTTGATAACGTATCAAATAATTCAACCCGAGGGGACTGCAGATGGATAA
- the ppp1r3cb gene encoding protein phosphatase 1 regulatory subunit 3C-B isoform X2, giving the protein MNCTRVLHILNPRPMPGPIMPVDVAMRICLAHSPPLRSFLSSYDDCRARNLVNGYKPLRPCIISKQEVEASSLGWESPKAKGKKRVVFADSKGMSLTAIHIFSNFEEDPLSELQFDLGDLEDGPVSLKINKDKNFILDFPQPAADYLDFRNRLKKNLVCLENCTIQERSLAGTVKVRNVSFEKSVHIRVTFDSWKSHTDVPCTFMNNVYGCPDTDTFSFTIDLLNAVPPDEQIEFCISYKTHVQTYWDNNDEKNYRLIPAECDGDQGQPVVPTKAPEYKSPMKVPEMEFDQFGSPRTSSGFFPEWQSWGHIENAAPYW; this is encoded by the exons ATGAATTGCACCAG GGTATTGCATATCTTGAATCCCAGACCGATGCCGGGCCCGATCATGCCTGTAGACGTTGCCATGAGGATCTGCCTGGCACACTCGCCCCCCCTGCGGAGCTTCCTCAGCTCGTACGACGACTGCAGGGCCAGGAACCTGGTCAACGGGTACAAGCCCCTGAGGCCCTGCATCATCTCCAAGCAGGAGGTAGAGGCCTCCAGCCTGGGCTGGGAGAGCCCCAAGGCCAAGGGGAAAAAACGAGTGGTGTTTGCCGACTCCAAAGGCATGTCGCTCACCGCGATCCACATCTTCTCCAACTTCGAGGAGGACCCTCTCTCCGAGCTGCAGTTTGACCTGGGTGACCTTGAGGACGGTCCCGTCAGCCTGAAAATCAACAAGGACAAAAACTTCATCCTGGACTTCCCTCAGCCTGCCGCCGACTACCTGGACTTTCGGAACCGCCTCAAAAAGAACCTGGTGTGTCTGGAGAACTGCACCATTCAGGAGAGGTCGCTCGCTGGCACCGTGAAAGTTCGAAACGTTAGCTTTGAGAAGTCTGTCCACATCCGGGTAACCTTTGACTCCTGGAAAAGTCACACGGACGTTCCCTGCACTTTCATGAACAATGTATATGGCTGTCCAGACACAGACACTTTCTCCTTCACAATTGATCTGCTGAATGCTGTCCCCCCTGATGAGCAAATTGAATTCTGCATAAGCTACAAAACCCATGTTCAGACATACTGGGACAACAACGATGAAAAGAATTACAGGTTGATCCCTGCTGAGTGTGACGGTGACCAAGGCCAACCTGTGGTCCCGACGAAAGCACCTGAGTACAAGAGCCCGATGAAAGTGCCGGAGATGGAGTTTGATCAGTTCGGAAGCCCAAGGACATCGAGCGGATTCTTCCCAGAGTGGCAAAGCTGGGGCCACATTGAAAACGCCGCCCCCTACTGGTGA
- the ppp1r3cb gene encoding protein phosphatase 1 regulatory subunit 3C-B isoform X1 yields the protein MVQCNHVCSHFRVLHILNPRPMPGPIMPVDVAMRICLAHSPPLRSFLSSYDDCRARNLVNGYKPLRPCIISKQEVEASSLGWESPKAKGKKRVVFADSKGMSLTAIHIFSNFEEDPLSELQFDLGDLEDGPVSLKINKDKNFILDFPQPAADYLDFRNRLKKNLVCLENCTIQERSLAGTVKVRNVSFEKSVHIRVTFDSWKSHTDVPCTFMNNVYGCPDTDTFSFTIDLLNAVPPDEQIEFCISYKTHVQTYWDNNDEKNYRLIPAECDGDQGQPVVPTKAPEYKSPMKVPEMEFDQFGSPRTSSGFFPEWQSWGHIENAAPYW from the coding sequence ATGGTTCAATGTAATCATGTTTGTTCTCATTTCAGGGTATTGCATATCTTGAATCCCAGACCGATGCCGGGCCCGATCATGCCTGTAGACGTTGCCATGAGGATCTGCCTGGCACACTCGCCCCCCCTGCGGAGCTTCCTCAGCTCGTACGACGACTGCAGGGCCAGGAACCTGGTCAACGGGTACAAGCCCCTGAGGCCCTGCATCATCTCCAAGCAGGAGGTAGAGGCCTCCAGCCTGGGCTGGGAGAGCCCCAAGGCCAAGGGGAAAAAACGAGTGGTGTTTGCCGACTCCAAAGGCATGTCGCTCACCGCGATCCACATCTTCTCCAACTTCGAGGAGGACCCTCTCTCCGAGCTGCAGTTTGACCTGGGTGACCTTGAGGACGGTCCCGTCAGCCTGAAAATCAACAAGGACAAAAACTTCATCCTGGACTTCCCTCAGCCTGCCGCCGACTACCTGGACTTTCGGAACCGCCTCAAAAAGAACCTGGTGTGTCTGGAGAACTGCACCATTCAGGAGAGGTCGCTCGCTGGCACCGTGAAAGTTCGAAACGTTAGCTTTGAGAAGTCTGTCCACATCCGGGTAACCTTTGACTCCTGGAAAAGTCACACGGACGTTCCCTGCACTTTCATGAACAATGTATATGGCTGTCCAGACACAGACACTTTCTCCTTCACAATTGATCTGCTGAATGCTGTCCCCCCTGATGAGCAAATTGAATTCTGCATAAGCTACAAAACCCATGTTCAGACATACTGGGACAACAACGATGAAAAGAATTACAGGTTGATCCCTGCTGAGTGTGACGGTGACCAAGGCCAACCTGTGGTCCCGACGAAAGCACCTGAGTACAAGAGCCCGATGAAAGTGCCGGAGATGGAGTTTGATCAGTTCGGAAGCCCAAGGACATCGAGCGGATTCTTCCCAGAGTGGCAAAGCTGGGGCCACATTGAAAACGCCGCCCCCTACTGGTGA
- the ppp1r3cb gene encoding protein phosphatase 1 regulatory subunit 3C-B isoform X3: protein MPGPIMPVDVAMRICLAHSPPLRSFLSSYDDCRARNLVNGYKPLRPCIISKQEVEASSLGWESPKAKGKKRVVFADSKGMSLTAIHIFSNFEEDPLSELQFDLGDLEDGPVSLKINKDKNFILDFPQPAADYLDFRNRLKKNLVCLENCTIQERSLAGTVKVRNVSFEKSVHIRVTFDSWKSHTDVPCTFMNNVYGCPDTDTFSFTIDLLNAVPPDEQIEFCISYKTHVQTYWDNNDEKNYRLIPAECDGDQGQPVVPTKAPEYKSPMKVPEMEFDQFGSPRTSSGFFPEWQSWGHIENAAPYW from the coding sequence ATGCCGGGCCCGATCATGCCTGTAGACGTTGCCATGAGGATCTGCCTGGCACACTCGCCCCCCCTGCGGAGCTTCCTCAGCTCGTACGACGACTGCAGGGCCAGGAACCTGGTCAACGGGTACAAGCCCCTGAGGCCCTGCATCATCTCCAAGCAGGAGGTAGAGGCCTCCAGCCTGGGCTGGGAGAGCCCCAAGGCCAAGGGGAAAAAACGAGTGGTGTTTGCCGACTCCAAAGGCATGTCGCTCACCGCGATCCACATCTTCTCCAACTTCGAGGAGGACCCTCTCTCCGAGCTGCAGTTTGACCTGGGTGACCTTGAGGACGGTCCCGTCAGCCTGAAAATCAACAAGGACAAAAACTTCATCCTGGACTTCCCTCAGCCTGCCGCCGACTACCTGGACTTTCGGAACCGCCTCAAAAAGAACCTGGTGTGTCTGGAGAACTGCACCATTCAGGAGAGGTCGCTCGCTGGCACCGTGAAAGTTCGAAACGTTAGCTTTGAGAAGTCTGTCCACATCCGGGTAACCTTTGACTCCTGGAAAAGTCACACGGACGTTCCCTGCACTTTCATGAACAATGTATATGGCTGTCCAGACACAGACACTTTCTCCTTCACAATTGATCTGCTGAATGCTGTCCCCCCTGATGAGCAAATTGAATTCTGCATAAGCTACAAAACCCATGTTCAGACATACTGGGACAACAACGATGAAAAGAATTACAGGTTGATCCCTGCTGAGTGTGACGGTGACCAAGGCCAACCTGTGGTCCCGACGAAAGCACCTGAGTACAAGAGCCCGATGAAAGTGCCGGAGATGGAGTTTGATCAGTTCGGAAGCCCAAGGACATCGAGCGGATTCTTCCCAGAGTGGCAAAGCTGGGGCCACATTGAAAACGCCGCCCCCTACTGGTGA